A section of the Mastomys coucha isolate ucsf_1 unplaced genomic scaffold, UCSF_Mcou_1 pScaffold15, whole genome shotgun sequence genome encodes:
- the LOC116090795 gene encoding creatine kinase U-type, mitochondrial — translation MAGPFSRLLSARPGLKLLALAGAGSLTAGILLRPESVGAATGDRRRLYPPSAEYPDLRKHNNCMASHLTPAVYARLCGKTTPTGWTLDQCIQTGVDNPGHPFIKTVGMVAGDEETYEVFAELFDPVIQERHNGYDPRTMKHTTDLDASKIRSGYFDERYVLSSRVRTGRSIRGLSLPPACTRAERREVERVVVDALSGLKGDLAGRYYRLSEMTEAEQQQLIDDHFLFDKPVSPLLTAAGMARDWPDARGIWHNNEKSFLIWVNEEDHTRVISMEKGGNMKRVFERFCRGLKEVEKLIQERGWEFMWNERLGYILTCPSNLGTGLRAGVHIKLPLLSKDSRFPKILENLRLQKRGTGGVDTAATGSVFDISNLDRLGKSEVELVQLVIDGVNYLIDCERRLERGQDIRIPPPLVHGKH, via the exons ATGGCTGGTCCCTTCTCCCGTCTGCTGTCTGCCCGCCCCGGACTCAAGCTCTTGGCTTTGGCTGGAGCTGGGTCTCTCACCGCCGGGATTCTGCTCCGCCCGGAATCTGTAGGAGCCGCCACCGGTGATCGGAGGAGACTGTATCCCCCGAG CGCTGAGTACCCAGACCTCCGAAAGCACAACAACTGCATGGCCAGTCACCTGACCCCAGCAGTCTATGCACGGCTCTGCGGCAAGACCACACCCACTGGTTGGACACTAGATCAGTGCATCCAGACTGGAGTGGACAACCCTGGCCACCCCTTCATCAAGACTGTGGGCATGGTGGCTGGAGATGAGGAGACCTATGAG GTATTTGCTGAACTGTTTGACCCTGTGATCCAAGAGCGGCATAATGGATATGACCCCAGAACGATGAAGCACACCACCGACCTTGATGCCAGTAAA ATCCGTTCTGGCTACTTTGATGAGAGGTATGTATTGTCTTCAAGAGTCAGAACTGGCCGAAGTATCAGGGGACTCAGTCTCCCTCCAGCCTGCACACGGGCAGAGCGACGTGAGGTAGAACGTGTTGTGGTGGACGCACTGAGTGGCCTGAAGGGTGACCTGGCTGGACGGTACTATAGGCTCAGTGAGATGACAGAGGCCGAACAGCAACAGCTTATTGAT GACCATTTTCTGTTTGATAAACCTGTGTCCCCATTGCTGACTGCAGCAGGAATGGCTCGAGACTGGCCAGATGCTCGAGGAATCTG GCACAACAATGAGAAGAGTTTCTTGATCTGGGTGAATGAGGAGGATCACACACGGGTCATCTCTATGGAGAAAGGTGGCAACATGAAGAGAGTGTTTGAAAGATTCTGCCGGGGCCTCAAAGAG GTGGAGAAGCTGATCCAGGAACGAGGCTGGGAGTTCATGTGGAATGAGCGTTTAGGATACATCTTGACCTGTCCATCTAACCTGGGCACTGGACTTCGGGCAGGAGTACACATCAAACTGCCACTGCTAAGCAAA GATAGCCGCTTCCCAAAGATCCTGGAGAACTTAAGACTCCAAAAGCGTGGAACTGGAGGAGTGGACACTGCTGCCACAGGCAGTGTCTTTGACATCTCTAATTTGGATCGACTTGGCAAGTCAGAG GTGGAGCTGGTGCAGCTGGTCATCGATGGGGTGAACTATTTGATTGACTGTGAACGGCGTCTGGAGAGAGGACAGGATATTCGAATCCCTCCACCTCTTGTCCATGGCAAACATTAA